In Primulina eburnea isolate SZY01 chromosome 14, ASM2296580v1, whole genome shotgun sequence, the following proteins share a genomic window:
- the LOC140812198 gene encoding MYB-like transcription factor ETC3 encodes MDKYEQKQPKIQNPRLKSSEEVSSIEWEFIDMTEQEEDIISRMHQLVGDRWGLIAGRVPGRKPEEIERFWLMRNSESFKDKRIRRKIEKIS; translated from the exons ATGGATAAGTATGAACAAAAGCAACCCAAGATTCAAAATCCTAGGCTCAAATCCTCTgaag AGGTGAGCAGTATTGAGTGGGAATTCATAGACATGACTGAGCAAGAAGAAGACATAATTTCAAGAATGCATCAGCTCGTGGGAGACCG GTGGGGTTTGATTGCCGGAAGAGTTCCTGGTCGGAAACCAGAAGAAATCGAAAGGTTTTGGCTGATGAGAAACAGCGAGAGTTTCAAGGACAAAAGGATACGACGAAAGATAGAAAAGATTTCTTGa
- the LOC140812380 gene encoding F-box only protein 8-like isoform X2, producing the protein MKESDDLYVKLPQDVIFQILFKLPTRTLLNLRCVSKSFVSLISHPYFLRLRLSCATAASHHLLYYESSDYTKIYFSFHDSQTFTLCQKLETPFKSVNGYLRLVGSSRGVVCLFDTNYFNFVGTVILWNPFIGKYKILPCLQGFRCFKSSFSHMAVGFGFDHTNFDFKVVKILYGYDNNEHELRSEALVYGVKTGSWRNIGQVVPCFMPKNWCSNAFVHGVVHWMAYKRPQFDGHLNCIMGFDVVEEIFTLMELPQNLGPNCKELRLSPLVNEKSLSLFVSHRENMEEVMDLAVCGLPLSFYAADYDPSLALIDIGQQLTE; encoded by the exons atgaaagaaaGCGATGATCTTTACGTCAAGCTCCCTCAAGATGTAATATTTCAAATCCTCTTCAAGCTCCCCACGAGAACCCTACTCAATCTCAGGTGCGTCTCCAAATCCTTTGTTTCCTTAATCTCTCACCCCTATTTCCTCAGACTCCGCCTATCCTGCGCCACCGCCGCCTCCCACCACCTCTTGTACTATGAATCCTCGGATTACACGAAAATATACTTTTCTTTTCATGATTCCCAGACGTTTACTCTGTGTCAAAAGCTCGAAACTCCGTTCAAGAGTGTTAATGGTTACTTGAGGCTTGTCGGTTCTAGCAGGGGAGTTGTGTGTTTGTTCGATACCAATTATTTTAACTTTGTTGGCACTGTGATTTTGTGGAACCCCTTTATTGGGAAGTACAAGATTCTGCCTTGTCTGCAAGGATTTCGTTGTTTTAAGAGTAGTTTCTCGCATATGGCTGTTGGGTTTGGATTTGATCACACGAATTTTGACTTTAAAGTTGTGAAAATCTTGTACGGATATGATAATAATGAGCATGAGTTACGATCGGAGGCTTTGGTATATGGAGTCAAGACTGGATCTTGGAGGAATATTGGACAGGTCGTGCCTTGTTTCATGCCTAAAAATTGGTGTAGCAATGCGTTTGTGCATGGTGTTGTGCATTGGATGGCATATAAGAGGCCGCAATTTGACGGACATCTGAATTGCATCATGGGTTTTGATGTGGTTGAGGAGATTTTCACGTTAATGGAGTTGCCTCAAAATCTTGGACCAAACTGTAAGGAATTGAGGTTGTCTCCCTTGGTTAACGAGAAATCTTTGTCTCTCTTTGTAAGTCATCGTGAGAATATGG AGGAAGTTATGGATCTGGCAGTTTGCGGATTGCCACTATCGTTCTATGCAGCTGATTATGACCCGAGCTTGGCTTTGATTGATATTGGACAGCAACTCACAGAGTAG
- the LOC140812380 gene encoding F-box/kelch-repeat protein At3g06240-like isoform X1 encodes MKESDDLYVKLPQDVIFQILFKLPTRTLLNLRCVSKSFVSLISHPYFLRLRLSCATAASHHLLYYESSDYTKIYFSFHDSQTFTLCQKLETPFKSVNGYLRLVGSSRGVVCLFDTNYFNFVGTVILWNPFIGKYKILPCLQGFRCFKSSFSHMAVGFGFDHTNFDFKVVKILYGYDNNEHELRSEALVYGVKTGSWRNIGQVVPCFMPKNWCSNAFVHGVVHWMAYKRPQFDGHLNCIMGFDVVEEIFTLMELPQNLGPNCKELRLSPLVNEKSLSLFVSHRENMGESWDVWLMNDYGKVDSWMLKYVIVLEQVFVPIKIVNDGAILAAISDELLVLMNVETEEVMDLAVCGLPLSFYAADYDPSLALIDIGQQLTE; translated from the coding sequence atgaaagaaaGCGATGATCTTTACGTCAAGCTCCCTCAAGATGTAATATTTCAAATCCTCTTCAAGCTCCCCACGAGAACCCTACTCAATCTCAGGTGCGTCTCCAAATCCTTTGTTTCCTTAATCTCTCACCCCTATTTCCTCAGACTCCGCCTATCCTGCGCCACCGCCGCCTCCCACCACCTCTTGTACTATGAATCCTCGGATTACACGAAAATATACTTTTCTTTTCATGATTCCCAGACGTTTACTCTGTGTCAAAAGCTCGAAACTCCGTTCAAGAGTGTTAATGGTTACTTGAGGCTTGTCGGTTCTAGCAGGGGAGTTGTGTGTTTGTTCGATACCAATTATTTTAACTTTGTTGGCACTGTGATTTTGTGGAACCCCTTTATTGGGAAGTACAAGATTCTGCCTTGTCTGCAAGGATTTCGTTGTTTTAAGAGTAGTTTCTCGCATATGGCTGTTGGGTTTGGATTTGATCACACGAATTTTGACTTTAAAGTTGTGAAAATCTTGTACGGATATGATAATAATGAGCATGAGTTACGATCGGAGGCTTTGGTATATGGAGTCAAGACTGGATCTTGGAGGAATATTGGACAGGTCGTGCCTTGTTTCATGCCTAAAAATTGGTGTAGCAATGCGTTTGTGCATGGTGTTGTGCATTGGATGGCATATAAGAGGCCGCAATTTGACGGACATCTGAATTGCATCATGGGTTTTGATGTGGTTGAGGAGATTTTCACGTTAATGGAGTTGCCTCAAAATCTTGGACCAAACTGTAAGGAATTGAGGTTGTCTCCCTTGGTTAACGAGAAATCTTTGTCTCTCTTTGTAAGTCATCGTGAGAATATGGGTGAGTCATGGGATGTGTGGTTGATGAATGACTATGGGAAGGTGGATTCTTGGATGCTAAAATATGTCATTGTGTTAGAGCAGGTTTTTGTTCCCATCAAGATTGTAAATGATGGTGCAATCTTAGCTGCAATAAGTGACGAATTATTGGTTTTGATGAATGTTGAAACAGAGGAAGTTATGGATCTGGCAGTTTGCGGATTGCCACTATCGTTCTATGCAGCTGATTATGACCCGAGCTTGGCTTTGATTGATATTGGACAGCAACTCACAGAGTAG